The Toxorhynchites rutilus septentrionalis strain SRP chromosome 3, ASM2978413v1, whole genome shotgun sequence genome includes a region encoding these proteins:
- the LOC129775246 gene encoding retrovirus-related Pol polyprotein from transposon 412 isoform X1, with amino-acid sequence MKNPSSKLTRMRLDLEEFNFDIEHVKGKQNVGPDALSRVEINLEDLKTMSILPVQTRSITKDKPQAQVNEQIDNKTDHLRAYDSINNIDAFDIPKVTFELNNTEINIYIKNKNLKRILARAQLFYYKGMINFIECIQLINDMAKTMNLKKIAISVKDPIFNILPGNGTLNEANNTTLNGIETFKKICNDNLSDVTIILYVPAKVLKDENEIQRLIKENHDTLLGGHVGINKLLQKLRRNYFWKNMKDTITTYVKNCVRCKLNKHTIKTKEVFEKTSTPIKAFDLVSMDTVGPLTRSNRGNRYALTIQCDLTKYIITLPIIDKQAKTLAKAVVENLILKHGCPKAIKTDMGTEYKNEVFKEICTMLSIDQKFSTAYHPETIGALERSHRCLNEYLRQFINEQQDDWDSWLPFFTFFYNTTPHTEHTFSPFELVFGNQANYPTELKNTTIVDPVYNHDSYHKELKFKLQLAAQKAKFLLDKSKLQRITKQSEQANRINIQLGDKVWLKRENRRKLDSVYTGPFEIVKLSILT; translated from the coding sequence CGTGTCGAAATCAATCTTGAAGATCTTAAAACAATGTCGATCTTGCCAGTACAAACCAGATCTATAACCAAAGATAAACCACAAGCTCAAGTTAATGAACAAATAGATAATAAGACTGATCACCTCAGAGCCTATGATTCTATTAACAATATTGATGCTTTTGATATACCTAAAGTAACATTTGAACTAAATAACACTGAAATTAATATTtacatcaaaaataaaaacctgAAAAGAATTCTTGCTCGAGCGCAACTATTCTATTACAAAGGTATGATAAATTTTATAGAATGCATACAACTTATAAACGATATGGCCAAAACAATGAACTTAAAGAAAATTGCAATCAGTGTAAAGGATCCAATATTTAACATCCTTCCCGGGAATGGAACATTGAATGAAGCAAATAATACTACATTGAATGGAATAGAaacgtttaaaaaaatatgcaatGATAATTTAAGTGACGTCACGATAATTTTATACGTCCCAGCTAAAGTGCTGAAGGATGAAAACGAAATACAACGATTAATAAAAGAAAACCACGATACCCTTTTAGGAGGCCACGTCGGTATTAACAAACTATTACAAAAACTAAGAAGAAAttacttttggaaaaatatgaaaGACACAATCACCACTTACGTTAAAAATTGTGTTCGATGTAAATTAAACAAACACACAATTAAAACAAAAGAAGTATTCGAGAAAACTTCAACACCAATTAAAGCATTTGACCTTGTCTCAATGGATACAGTAGGTCCATTAACAAGATCAAATAGAGGAAATCGTTACGCATTAACAATACAATGCGATCTAAcgaaatatattataacatTACCAATAATAGATAAGCAAGCAAAAACCTTAGCTAAAGCAGTAGTCGAAAACCTTATTTTAAAACATGGTTGCCCAAAAGCAATAAAAACTGATATGGGCACCGAGTATAAAAATGAAGTATTCAAAGAAATATGTACAATGCTTTCAATAGACCAAAAATTCTCAACAGCATATCACCCAGAAACTATAGGAGCCTTGGAACGAAGCCATCGTTGTTTGAATGAATATCTTAGACAATTCATTAACGAACAACAGGATGACTGGGATTCATGGCTACCATTTTTTACCTTTTTCTACAACACTACGCCACATACAGAACATACTTTTTCACCATTTGAACTAGTTTTcggaaatcaagcaaattaccCCACAGAACTAAAAAATACAACAATCGTAGATCCAGTTTATAACCATGACTCATATCATAAAgaactaaaatttaaattacaatTAGCTGCTCAAAAGGCCAAATTTCTATTAGATAAATCAAAGCTTCAAAGAATAACAAAACAGTCAGAACAGGCAAACCGAATTAACATACAATTAGGAGACAAAGTTTGGTTAAAAAGAGAAAATCGTAGAAAACTTGATTCGGTGTATACAGGGCCTTTTGAGATTGTGAAATTAAGCATCCTAACGTGA